One part of the Entelurus aequoreus isolate RoL-2023_Sb linkage group LG05, RoL_Eaeq_v1.1, whole genome shotgun sequence genome encodes these proteins:
- the LOC133649703 gene encoding thialysine N-epsilon-acetyltransferase-like has protein sequence MNCCRANCVLAKLNMNFKIRAATTVDCKDISRMIMELAVYEKMPDEVKISREELERDGFCQNPFFQCFVAEVPDENKPKEGFAIVGYALYFSIYSTWTGRSMHLEDLYVMPQFRGFGIGKGLLTAVAKVAKEKQCARLQLNVLDWNTPSRDFYAAKGAEDLTANEGWHLIRFQGQNLDALAIETPKN, from the exons ATGAATTGTTGTCGTGCAAATTGTGTACTTGCTAAATTAAACATGAACTTTAAAATACGTGCTGCAACCACAGTCGACTGTAAAGACATATCGAGAATGATAATG GAGTTGGCGGTTTATGAAAAGATGCCTGATGAAGTCAAAATATCTCGTGAAG AACTGGAGCGTGATGGCTTCTGCCAGAATCCCTTCTTCCAATGTTTTGTTGCTGAAGTACCTGACGAGAATAAACCCAAAGAAG GGTTCGCGATAGTTGGATATGCCCTGTACTTTTCCATCTACAGTACATGGACGGGACGGTCCATGCATCTAGAGGATTTATATGTGATGCCACAATTTagag GATTTGGCATTGGGAAAGGTTTACTGACCGCAGTCGCTAAG GTGGCCAAAGAGAAGCAGTGTGCACGCTTGCAGTTGAACGTGCTGGACTGGAACACTCCATCACGAGACTTCTATGCTGCTAAAGGAGCTGAGGATCTCACTGCTAATGAAGGCTGGCACTTGATACGTTTTCAAGGGCAAAACTTAGACGCTCTGGCGATTGAAACCCCAAAGAATTAA